From the Patagioenas fasciata isolate bPatFas1 chromosome Z, bPatFas1.hap1, whole genome shotgun sequence genome, one window contains:
- the TARS1 gene encoding threonine--tRNA ligase 1, cytoplasmic has product MAGADSQVNAGEEKKADCGKKKMKEGGGDGGRTELNPWPEFINERLEMYNKLKAEHDALLAERAANDSEPIKVTLPDGKQVDAESWKTTPYQIACGISQGLADNTVIAKVNKMVWDLDRPLEEDCTLELLKFEDEEAQAVYWHSSAHIMGEAMERIYGGCLCYGPPIENGFYYDMFLEEGGVSSNDFSALETLCKKIMKEKQVFERLEVKKETLLEMFKYNKFKCRILNEKVNTPTTTVYRCGPLIDLCRGPHVRHTGKIKTIKIHKNSSTYWEGKADMESLQRIYGISFPDAKMLKEWEKFQEEAKNRDHRKIGRDQELFFFHELSPGSCFFLPKGAYIYNTLIEFIRSEYRKRGFQEVVTPNVFNSKLWMTSGHWQHYSDNIFSFEVEKEIFALKPMNCPGHCLMFDHRPRSWRELPLRLADFGVLHRNELSGALTGLTRVRRFQQDDAHIFCAMEQIEEEIKSCLQFLRAVYDVFGFSFKLNLSTRPEKYLGDIEVWNQAEKQLENSLNDFGEKWELNPGDGAFYGPKIDIQIKDAIGRYHQCATIQLDFQLPVRFNLTFVSHDGNDKTRPVIIHRAILGSVERMIAILTENYGGKWPLWLSPQQVMVVPVGPACDEYAQKVRQHFHDAGLMADVDVDPGCTLNKKIRNAQLAQYNFILVVGEKEKASGTVNIRTRDNKVHGECTIGDTVKRLLELKCSRSRQAEEEF; this is encoded by the exons ATGGCGGGCGCCGATAGCCAG GTAAatgctggggaagaaaaaaaggcagactgcggaaagaagaagatgaaggaaGGGGGCGGCGACGGAGGGCGGACAGAG CTGAATCCCTGGCCTGAATTTATCAATGAGCGTTTAGAGATGTACAATAAACTTAAAGCTGAACATGACGCACTCCTTGCAGAAAGAGCTGCAAATGATAGTGAACCCATCAAAGTTACATTACCTGATGGCAAGCAGGTTGATGCTGAATCCTGGAAGACTACTCCTTATCAAATTGCTTGTGGAATTAG TCAGGGCTTAGCTGACAACACTGTTATTGCTAAAGTGAACAAGATGGTTTGGGATCTAGACCGTCCTTTGGAGGAGGATTGCACCCTGGAGCTGCTTAAGTTTGAAGATGAAGAGGCTCAAGCA GTATACTGGCACTCAAGTGCTCACATAATGGGTGAAGCAATGGAGCGAATCTATGGTGGCTGTTTGTGCTATGGCCCGCCAATAGAAAATGGATTTTATTACGACATGTTCCTTGAGGAAGG GGGTGTATCAAGTAATGACTTCTCTGCTTTGGAAACTTTATGCAAAAAGATAATGAAGGAAAAACAAGTCTTTGAAAGGCTGGAAGTTAAGAAGGAAACACTACTTGAAATGTTTAAG tatAATAAATTCAAGTGTCGTATCCTGAATGAGAAGGTCAATACTCCAACTACAACAGTATACAG GTGTGGTCCCTTGATAGATTTATGCAGAGGGCCTCATGTCAGACATACTGGCAAGATAAAAACCATAAAAATTCATAAG AATTCTTCTACCTATTGGGAAGGTAAGGCTGATATGGAATCCCTCCAGCGGATCTACGGAATATCTTTCCCAGATGCAAAAATGTTGAAGGAATGGGAGAAATTTCAGGAGGAGGCTAAAAACAGAGATCACAGAAAAATTGGGCGG GACCAAGAACTGTTTTTCTTTCATGAGCTCAGCCCTGGTAGCTGTTTTTTCTTGCCAAAAGGAGCTTACATTTACAACACATTAATTGAATTCATCCGG AGTGAGTATCGAAAACGTGGATTCCAGGAGGTTGTCACTCCAAATGTTTTCAACAGCAAACTGTGGATGACTTCTGGGCACTGGCAGCATTACAGTGACAACATATTTTCCTTTGAAGTGGAGAAAGAAATCTTTGCTCTGAAGCCTATGAACTGTCCAGGACACTG CCTTATGTTTGATCATCGTCCAAGATCATGGCGTGAGCTGCCATTACGGTTGGCTGATTTTGGTGTTCTGCATCGCAATGAACTGTCAGGAGCTCTGACAGGACTCACTCGAGTACGTCGGTTCCAGCAGGACGATGCTCACATATTCTGTGCAATGGAACAG ATTGAAGAAGAGATAAAGAGTTGTCTGCAGTTCTTGCGTGCTGTGTATGATGTCTTCGGATTTTCCTTTAAACTGAATCTCTCCACTCGTCCTGAAAAGTACCTGGGAGATATTGAAGTGTGGAATCAAGCTGAAAAG CAActggaaaacagcctcaatgactTCGGTGAGAAGTGGGAGTTAAACCCTGGTGATGGAGCTTTttatggacctaag aTTGATATTCAAATTAAAGATGCCATTGGCCGCTACCACCAATGTGCTACAATCCAGCTCGACTTCCAGCTGCCAGTCAGATTTAACCTCACCTTTGTCAG CCATGATGGCAATGACAAGACAAGACCAGTCATCATTCACCGAGCTATATTGGGATCTGTGGAGAGGATGATCGCCATTCTAACTGAAAACTATGGAGGCAAATG GCCACTCTGGCTGTCCCCACAGCAGGTAATGGTGGTACCAGTGGGACCAGCCTGCGATGAGTATGCTCAAAAG GTCAGGCAGCACTTCCATGATGCTGGATTAATGGCAGATGTTGATGTAGATCCTGGGTGCACGCTGAACAAGAAGATCAGAAATGCTCAGCTTGCACAGTATAACTTTATTCTGG TGGTTGGTGAAAAGGAGAAGGCAAGTGGAACGGTTAATATCCGCACCCGAGATAACAAGGTGCATGGTGAGTGTACAATTGGAGACACTGTGAAGAGACTGCTGGAACTAAAATGCTCTCGCTCCAGACAAGCTGAAGAGGAATTTTAA